The following coding sequences lie in one Rutidosis leptorrhynchoides isolate AG116_Rl617_1_P2 chromosome 6, CSIRO_AGI_Rlap_v1, whole genome shotgun sequence genomic window:
- the LOC139854795 gene encoding uncharacterized protein, whose product MAEDSRDSVIKFLNPAHRVSGSSSATVPHIKQLQEDKRKHHKTSMLLKLILDEVGKLSEGRDIVSHIRRAFLDAGLNDTPEVVDEILDYFPRAIWSVHNNYYITQFAVIYRCENVFNCLVSKPSLSNAEQLSNAHYWLGGNNLLHFAAQLAPIEKRNLVSGAALQMQKELQWFEAIKEYIPLANEALNDKKETPLMIFRREHTKLREEGEEWMKKTADSYTITAALIITIVFAAAITVPGGTNSDNGKPIYASNPSFIIFAISDAIALFTSTTSLLLSLSILTTRFRDEDFLYKLPKRLIFGLAMLFLSVTSLMVAFSATLYLMFGDGKAWIVIPIASLACLPIASFVTLQLPLLYDLISSTYGQGFIKKPRKTKKISRKTE is encoded by the exons ATGGCGGAAGATAGTAGAGACAG TGTTATTAAGTTTTTGAATCCGGCCCATCGAGtttcgggttcaagttccgccactg TGCCACACATCAAGCAGCTCCAGGAAGACAAAAGGAAACATCATAAAACTTCAATGCTACTGAAGCTTATATTGGATGAAGTTGGTAAACTAAGCGAAGGTCGTGACATTGTTTCACATATTCGCAGAGCCTTTCTTGATGCAGGGTTAAATGATACTCCTGAGGTAGTAGATGAGATCCTGGATTATTTTCCACGAGCAATTTGGAGTGTACACAACAATTATTATATTACTCAATTTGCAGTTATATATCGTTGTGAAAATGTGTTCAACTGTTTGGTAAGCAAGCCGAGTTTGAGTAATGCTGAACAGTTAAGTAACGCACATTATTGGCTAGGAGGCAATAATCTTCTACACTTTGCTGCTCAATTGGCCCCTATAGAAAAACGTAATCTGGTTTCTGGTGCAGCTCTACAAATGCAAAAGGAGCTACAGTGGTTTGAG GCAATAAAGGAATATATTCCTTTAGCCAACGAAGCATTGAATGATAAAAAGGAGACGCCATTAATGATTTTTAGAAGAGAACACACAAAGTTAAGAGAAGAAGGAGAAGAGTGGATGAAAAAGACTGCAGATTCATACACAATCACAGCAGCACTTATCATTACAATAGTTTTTGCAGCGGCCATAACTGTACCCGGGGGAACCAATAGCGATAATGGAAAACCAATTTACGCTTCAAATCCCAGTTTCATCATATTTGCCATCTCAGATGCGATAGCTTTATTCACATCCACCACTTCGTTATTGTTATCTCTATCCATCCTCACCACACGCTTTCGGGATGAGGATTTTTTATACAAGTTACCAAAGAGATTAATATTTGGTTTGGCGATGTTGTTCTTGTCAGTTACCTCATTGATGGTAGCCTTTAGCGCAACATTATATTTAATGTTTGGAGATGGAAAAGCGTGGATTGTGATTCCGATAGCTTCATTAGCATGTTTGCCAATCGCTTCATTTGTGACACTACAGTTACCATTGCTTTATGATCTCATATCTTCGACGTATGGTCAAGGATTCATTAAAAAGCCTAGAAAGACTAAGAAAATCAGCAGGAAGACTGAATGA